The window CGACTCGAAATCGATGATGACGAGCAACACGGATGATGTCCTGTCTCGGCGTAAATTCCTGATCGCTTCCGGCGCTGTTGGCGTCGCTGGCCTCGCTGGATGTACCGAGAACAACACCGGCGGTTCGGACGGCGGCGACTCCGGTGGGTCGGAAGGCGGTGACTCCGACTCCGGTGGCGACGGGAGTGAGGAACTCTCGGGCGCAATCGACATCGCAGGCTCTTCGACCGTGTTCCCGCTCGCCACCGCGATGGCCGAGCGGTTCCAGAAGCAGAACTCGGGCGTCAACATCAACATCCAGTCCACTGGCTCCGGTGGTGGCTTCGCGAACTACTTCTGTCCCGGTGACACCGACTTCAACAACGCGTCGCGCCCAATCAAGGGCGAAGAGGAAAACCAGTGTGCAGACAACGACGTCACCCCCATCGAGCTCAAGGTTGCGACCGACGCCCTGACCGTCGTCGTCAACAACGACAACGACTTCATCGGCGAGGGACTCACCGTCGAGCAACTCCAGACTATCTTCTCTGCCGAAGAAGCACCTACCACGTGGTCTGACGTGAACTCCGAGTGGCCCGACGAGGAAATCGAAATCTTCGGTCCCACTGACGCCTCCGGTACGTACGACTACTTCATCGAGGCCATCATCGGCGAGGAAGGTCCGGGCCACCGCCAGGACTACTCCGCGACCGAACAGGACCGCACCATCATCCAGGGTGTCGAAGGCTCCGAGTACGCAATCGGCTACCTCGGCTTCGCGTACTACAGCGAGAACACGGACTCCGTGCAGGCTGTCGCCGTCGAGAACGACGAAGGCAACTTCGTCGAACCATCGCTCGATACCGCACTCTCCGGCGAGTACAACCCACTCTCGCGCCCGCTCTTCACGTACCCCTCGCAAGGCTCTCTCGCAGAGGAACACGTCGCTGCCTTCGCTCGCTACTGGATGGAGAACTCCACGAGCAAGGAAATCGTCGCCGACGAAGTCGGCTACGTCCCGCTGGGTGACGACGAGCAGCAGGAGATGCTCGACAAACTCAACGCGGCCATCGAAGAGGCTAACTGAACCTCTATTGGCAGAATAGACTAACGAAGCGTTTTTTCATAACCCACGATTCATACAATCCAATGAGCACAGATGACCTCGAAACTGACCTTACGCGGAAGACAGAAAATTCCCCGCGTGAGTTGCTGACGCGGTCGTTCTTTTTCTTGTGCGCGGCGTTGTCCGTCGTAACGACCATCAGCATCGTCGCACTCCTCGTCACCGAGGCGGCGAAGTTCTTCACACTCACTGCCCCACTGATGGGTGTCACGGGAGAAACGGCCTCGCTCGTCGACTTCCTCACGGGGACGACCTGGCAAATTCACAACCAGGAGTTCGGTGTGCTGGCACTCGTCTCGGCGACGCTGATGATTACCATCGGGTCAGCAATCATCGCTCTGCCGCTCGGTGTCGCGACGGCGATTTACCTGAGCGAATACGCGAGTAAACAGGCTCGCTCAGTTCTCAAGCCCGCCCTCGAAATTCTCGCTGGCGTGCCCACCGTCGTGTACGGGTTCTTCGCACTCATCTACATCACGCCCGCGATTGGTGTCGTCTTACCCGGCATCGGGACGTTCAACATCCTCTCGGCGAGCATCGTCGTCGGTATCATGATTATCCCCATGGTCGCGTCCATCAGTGAAGACGCGATGTCCGCCGTCCCCGACGACCTCCGTCAGGCAGGGTACGGCATGGGCGCGACGAAGTTCGATGTGTCCACGGGCATCGTCGTCCCCGCCGCACTCTCCGGTATCTTCTCGTCGTTCATTCTCGCTCTCTCGCGCGCCATCGGCGAGACGATGGCCGTCACCGTCGCCGCGGGTGCGCAGGCGAAGTTCCTCAACCCCCTCGACCCCTCGTCGTACCTCGAAGGTGCGCTACCCATGACCGCGGCGATGGTCCAGTTGCTCACCGGTGACATCACGGGTGGCGGACTGGCCTACCGCAGTCTCTTCGCAATCGGTCTCGTCCTCTTCGTAATCACGCTCATCATGAACATCATCAGCGACTACGTCGCACAACGCTACCGGGAGGCGTACTGAGATGGCAACCCAAAGCGACACCGACCAGATACAAGGCTTCGGGCAAGTCAGCCGAACGACCGGTATCATCTTCCGGTACCTCCTCATGGGCGCGACGATGTTCGGTATCGTCACGCTGGCCATCCTCCTCGTCTACGTCGCCAACGACGCGATTCAACCGCTCACCGCAGACGCTGGATGGTATCTCGTCTTCTTCGCCACGTTCGTCGCTCCGTCGACGCTCGTCGGCGCGTACCTCTATCGGACGAACGTCGACGCACTCAAACTCGGCCTGTTAGTCGTCGGGATGCTCGCGGTGACACTGATGTTCAGCGGTGGTGTGGCTATCGTCTTCGTGGACATCGTTCCACCACTCGTCAGTCTCTCGTACGCGATTGGACTCGTCGTCCCCTTCGCCGCCGTCGTCCTCATGACCAAGTACGAGGACGCGATTCCGTTCACTGCGCGCGTCGCGGCGACAGGCGCTATCTTCTTCCTGTCGCTGTTCGGGATTCCGGGCTACTACCACAGCATCCCCGAGATGGTCCAGAAGATTCCCGTCGTCCCGACAGAGTGGGTCATCATCACGCTCGTCTTCGGCGGCGTCGTCGCCGTCGTCGTCGGCCAATACTTCGCCCGAATTCGTGAGAACGCGCGAGCGGGTGTCGTCGCTGGTGTCGCCGCCCTCGCAGCGACCGGCGTCGCCGCAGCATCCGGGATGTTCACCGGCGTCAATCCGACTGCACTCGCCGTCGTCGCGGCCGGTGCGTTCGTTCCGACTGCCGCCTACGCTGGCGGTGCAGCGCTCACCCGTGAAGAGGAACGAATCGGCCTGCTGTTCGCGGCCGTCGTCAT is drawn from Haloferax litoreum and contains these coding sequences:
- the pstA gene encoding phosphate ABC transporter permease PstA, whose protein sequence is MATQSDTDQIQGFGQVSRTTGIIFRYLLMGATMFGIVTLAILLVYVANDAIQPLTADAGWYLVFFATFVAPSTLVGAYLYRTNVDALKLGLLVVGMLAVTLMFSGGVAIVFVDIVPPLVSLSYAIGLVVPFAAVVLMTKYEDAIPFTARVAATGAIFFLSLFGIPGYYHSIPEMVQKIPVVPTEWVIITLVFGGVVAVVVGQYFARIRENARAGVVAGVAALAATGVAAASGMFTGVNPTALAVVAAGAFVPTAAYAGGAALTREEERIGLLFAAVVIGGSLVGAGVVDVLGFAGPQSWVDWQFLTSSHSGTAENAGLYPAIGGSILLMVTVAALSFPLGVGAAVYLEEYAPDNVFTRFIDVNISNLAGVPSVVYGLLGLGVFVTYLGQPTGTVLIGGATLALLILPIVIISSREAIRSVPQDMRQASYGMGATRWQTVKNVVLPEAFPGILTGTILALGRAIGETAPLIMIGAPNVLFNLPTELSSKVSAMPLQVYAWSSLFASEDFYTKAVPAGVVVLLAVLLAMNSVAIVLRNKFESES
- the pstC gene encoding phosphate ABC transporter permease subunit PstC codes for the protein MSTDDLETDLTRKTENSPRELLTRSFFFLCAALSVVTTISIVALLVTEAAKFFTLTAPLMGVTGETASLVDFLTGTTWQIHNQEFGVLALVSATLMITIGSAIIALPLGVATAIYLSEYASKQARSVLKPALEILAGVPTVVYGFFALIYITPAIGVVLPGIGTFNILSASIVVGIMIIPMVASISEDAMSAVPDDLRQAGYGMGATKFDVSTGIVVPAALSGIFSSFILALSRAIGETMAVTVAAGAQAKFLNPLDPSSYLEGALPMTAAMVQLLTGDITGGGLAYRSLFAIGLVLFVITLIMNIISDYVAQRYREAY
- a CDS encoding PstS family phosphate ABC transporter substrate-binding protein: MTSNTDDVLSRRKFLIASGAVGVAGLAGCTENNTGGSDGGDSGGSEGGDSDSGGDGSEELSGAIDIAGSSTVFPLATAMAERFQKQNSGVNINIQSTGSGGGFANYFCPGDTDFNNASRPIKGEEENQCADNDVTPIELKVATDALTVVVNNDNDFIGEGLTVEQLQTIFSAEEAPTTWSDVNSEWPDEEIEIFGPTDASGTYDYFIEAIIGEEGPGHRQDYSATEQDRTIIQGVEGSEYAIGYLGFAYYSENTDSVQAVAVENDEGNFVEPSLDTALSGEYNPLSRPLFTYPSQGSLAEEHVAAFARYWMENSTSKEIVADEVGYVPLGDDEQQEMLDKLNAAIEEAN